Proteins encoded within one genomic window of uncultured Fibrobacter sp.:
- a CDS encoding NUDIX domain-containing protein, protein MLNTTLCYIEQDGKYLLLHRVKKKNDINKDKWIGIGGKFEEWESPEDCIKREALEETG, encoded by the coding sequence ATGCTCAATACAACCCTCTGCTACATCGAACAAGACGGCAAGTACTTGCTGCTCCACCGCGTCAAAAAGAAAAACGACATCAACAAAGACAAGTGGATCGGCATTGGCGGCAAGTTCGAGGAATGGGAATCTCCCGAGGACTGCATCAAGCGCGAAGCTCTCGAAGAAACAGG